In Paractinoplanes brasiliensis, the following proteins share a genomic window:
- a CDS encoding DeoR/GlpR family DNA-binding transcription regulator yields the protein MLPAERRDFLLERLRAEGKLVVTDIAFELGIAEDNIRRDLRDLAAAGLLQRVYGGALPPAPAAADYATRTQVSPDSKRRVAAAAAALIRPGATVLLDGGTTALAVVNALPPELEATIVTHSVTVAAALVGHPSAEVIVLGGRLFKHSAVASGAITAEAARTVHADLFLLGVTGVHRKAGLTTGDPDEAAMKRTLASRAAETYVMASAEKINTASPYVVMPLTEVSGVITDAPGLDDLGVPIIRAP from the coding sequence GTGCTGCCCGCCGAGCGTCGCGACTTCCTGCTCGAGCGGCTGCGGGCCGAGGGCAAGCTCGTGGTCACCGACATCGCCTTCGAGCTGGGCATCGCCGAGGACAACATCCGCCGTGACCTGCGCGATCTCGCCGCCGCCGGGCTGCTGCAGCGGGTGTACGGGGGAGCGTTGCCCCCGGCTCCGGCCGCCGCCGACTACGCGACACGTACGCAGGTCTCGCCCGACAGCAAGCGCCGGGTCGCCGCCGCGGCCGCCGCCCTGATCCGGCCGGGCGCGACGGTTCTGCTCGACGGGGGCACGACCGCGCTGGCCGTGGTCAACGCGCTGCCGCCCGAGCTGGAGGCCACGATCGTCACCCACAGCGTCACCGTCGCCGCCGCGCTGGTCGGCCATCCGAGCGCCGAGGTGATCGTGCTCGGCGGCCGGCTGTTCAAGCACTCGGCCGTGGCCTCGGGCGCGATCACGGCCGAGGCGGCCCGCACGGTGCACGCCGACCTGTTCCTGCTCGGTGTCACCGGGGTGCACCGCAAAGCGGGCCTGACCACCGGCGACCCCGACGAGGCGGCGATGAAACGCACGCTGGCGAGCCGGGCCGCCGAGACCTACGTGATGGCCAGCGCCGAAAAGATCAACACCGCTTCCCCGTACGTGGTGATGCCGCTGACCGAGGTGAGCGGCGTGATCACCGACGCGCCCGGCCTCGACGACCTCGGCGTCCCGATCATCCGCGCGCCCTGA
- a CDS encoding NUDIX domain-containing protein yields the protein MTDLGTPGLDLPDHRGRTRLDQAGRDLTGNPDVVIRDVELLATAWHVLRRTTYDYRHRDGRWTTEQRETYDRGDGATILLYDVSRRTVLLTRQFRYPAYVNGHPDGMLIETAAGLLDDDDPAGAIRRETSEELGITVGELEHVFGVWMSPGSVTERLHFYAAPYTAADRTGPGGGVASEGEDIEPVELDFDDALTAIADGRIADAKTIMLLQWAALTGPFGPTPKTVTPPA from the coding sequence ATGACCGACCTCGGCACCCCCGGCCTCGACCTGCCCGACCACCGCGGCCGCACCCGCCTCGACCAGGCCGGCCGCGACCTCACCGGCAACCCCGACGTGGTGATCCGCGACGTCGAGCTGCTCGCGACGGCGTGGCACGTCCTTCGCCGTACGACGTACGACTACCGCCACCGCGACGGCCGCTGGACCACCGAGCAGCGCGAGACGTACGACCGCGGCGACGGCGCGACGATCCTGCTGTACGACGTGTCCCGCCGCACGGTGCTGCTGACCCGGCAGTTCCGCTACCCGGCCTACGTGAACGGCCACCCCGACGGCATGCTGATCGAAACCGCCGCCGGCCTGCTCGACGACGACGACCCGGCCGGCGCGATCCGCCGCGAGACCTCGGAAGAACTCGGCATCACGGTCGGCGAGCTCGAACACGTCTTCGGCGTCTGGATGAGCCCCGGCTCGGTCACCGAACGCCTGCACTTCTACGCCGCGCCCTACACCGCCGCCGACCGCACCGGCCCCGGCGGGGGCGTGGCCTCCGAGGGCGAGGACATCGAACCCGTCGAACTCGACTTCGACGACGCCCTGACCGCCATCGCCGACGGCCGCATCGCCGACGCCAAAACCATCATGTTGCTCCAGTGGGCCGCTCTGACCGGCCCCTTCGGCCCCACCCCGAAAACCGTCACACCCCCGGCCTGA
- a CDS encoding VOC family protein → MAVIGPDFVSLQVRDIERSAAFYEQHLGLTRRPGPPHAVVFDTKPIAFAVRSYVAGPITEPGRGVALWLHAPDAQQIHDALAAAGVPIVSAPVDGPFGRTFTFADPDGYEVTLHDRA, encoded by the coding sequence ATGGCAGTCATCGGACCCGACTTCGTCTCGCTGCAGGTGCGCGACATCGAACGTTCCGCCGCCTTCTACGAGCAGCACCTCGGGTTGACGCGCCGGCCCGGCCCGCCGCACGCCGTCGTCTTCGACACCAAACCCATAGCGTTCGCCGTACGGTCCTACGTCGCCGGCCCGATCACGGAGCCCGGCCGCGGCGTCGCGTTGTGGCTGCACGCGCCCGACGCCCAGCAGATCCACGACGCGCTGGCCGCCGCGGGCGTGCCGATCGTCTCGGCGCCCGTCGACGGCCCGTTCGGCCGCACGTTCACGTTCGCCGACCCCGACGGCTACGAAGTGACACTGCATGACCGGGCCTGA
- a CDS encoding NUDIX domain-containing protein — protein MSRVARYEGPIFKVFTDEVTMSSGSTAHRDVVKNKGAVGVVALDEVGRVVLIRQYRHAVGQRLWELPAGLRDVEGEDLARTAARELAEEADLEAGQYHLLIDLFTSPGFSDETIRIFLARDLSSVPDESRFERADEEADLEVARIDLDEAVAMVFRGEITNAAAVGGLLAAARARDEGWATLRPAS, from the coding sequence ATGTCGCGCGTCGCCCGCTACGAAGGCCCGATCTTCAAGGTCTTCACCGACGAGGTGACGATGTCGTCGGGCAGTACCGCGCATCGCGACGTGGTGAAGAACAAGGGCGCGGTCGGGGTCGTCGCGCTCGACGAGGTCGGACGGGTCGTGCTGATCCGGCAGTACCGCCACGCGGTGGGGCAGCGGCTGTGGGAGTTGCCGGCCGGGTTGCGCGACGTCGAAGGTGAAGATCTGGCCCGTACGGCGGCACGCGAGCTCGCCGAGGAGGCGGATCTGGAGGCGGGGCAGTACCACCTGCTGATCGATTTGTTCACGTCGCCGGGATTTTCCGACGAGACGATCCGGATCTTTTTGGCCCGGGATTTGAGCTCGGTGCCGGACGAGTCGAGGTTCGAGCGTGCGGACGAGGAAGCCGACCTCGAAGTGGCGCGGATCGACCTCGACGAGGCCGTGGCGATGGTTTTCCGCGGGGAGATCACGAACGCCGCTGCCGTGGGTGGCCTGCTCGCCGCGGCTCGCGCCCGCGACGAGGGGTGGGCCACGCTGCGGCCCGCTTCCTGA
- a CDS encoding glycosyltransferase family 4 protein, whose protein sequence is MGDDWRGSVALVLASSTGGVGQHVASLARGLVAAGCDVLVCGPSATDELFGFTAAGAAFAAVEIPASPGPQDAGAVRQLRSALAAARPDVVHAHGFRAGFVAQLARSGAPLVVTWHNAVLSRKGLRGQASALVERVVARSATLTLGASEDLVERATELGARNARLGAVAAPTLPSPRRTRSAVRAEFRLPPQTPLILSVGRLHPQKRYDLLIEASARWRELDPAPVVVVAGSGPSYMALAQLASRKHAPFHLLGRRNDVADLLLGADLAVITSDWEARQLFAQEALESGVPLISTAVGGLPGLVGDAAVLIPPDDVDALDNAVRAMLADPELRADYAARGPEQAATWPGEADTVADVRAAYGEVTGS, encoded by the coding sequence GTGGGCGACGACTGGCGTGGTTCGGTGGCTCTGGTGCTGGCCTCCAGCACCGGAGGGGTCGGCCAGCACGTCGCCTCACTGGCCCGCGGCCTGGTCGCGGCGGGCTGCGACGTGCTGGTGTGCGGCCCGTCGGCCACCGACGAGCTGTTCGGCTTCACCGCCGCCGGCGCGGCCTTCGCCGCCGTCGAGATCCCGGCCAGTCCCGGCCCGCAGGACGCCGGGGCGGTCCGCCAGCTGCGCAGCGCCCTGGCCGCCGCCCGGCCCGACGTCGTGCACGCCCACGGCTTCCGGGCCGGGTTCGTCGCCCAGCTCGCCCGCTCCGGGGCCCCGCTCGTGGTCACCTGGCACAACGCCGTGCTGTCCCGCAAGGGCCTGCGCGGGCAGGCCTCGGCCCTGGTCGAACGGGTCGTGGCCCGCAGCGCCACCCTCACCCTGGGCGCCTCCGAAGACCTGGTCGAACGGGCCACTGAGCTCGGCGCCCGCAACGCCCGGCTGGGGGCGGTCGCCGCGCCCACCCTGCCCTCGCCCCGGCGCACCCGCTCGGCTGTGCGCGCCGAGTTCCGGCTGCCGCCGCAGACCCCGCTGATCCTCTCAGTCGGCCGGCTGCACCCGCAGAAACGCTACGACCTGCTCATCGAGGCGTCGGCCCGTTGGCGCGAGCTCGACCCGGCCCCGGTGGTCGTCGTGGCCGGCTCCGGTCCCAGCTACATGGCGCTGGCCCAGCTCGCCTCGCGCAAACACGCGCCGTTCCACCTGCTCGGCCGCCGCAACGACGTGGCCGACCTGCTGCTCGGGGCCGACCTGGCCGTGATCACCAGCGACTGGGAGGCGCGGCAGCTGTTCGCCCAGGAGGCCCTGGAATCGGGCGTGCCGCTGATCAGCACGGCCGTGGGCGGGTTGCCCGGGCTGGTCGGCGACGCGGCCGTGCTGATCCCGCCGGACGACGTGGACGCGCTCGACAACGCCGTACGCGCGATGCTGGCCGACCCCGAGCTGCGGGCCGATTACGCCGCCCGGGGGCCCGAGCAGGCCGCCACCTGGCCGGGGGAGGCCGACACGGTGGCTGACGTCCGGGCCGCGTACGGCGAAGTGACAGGTTCTTGA
- a CDS encoding EVE domain-containing protein — MTGPERFWVSTVSLDHVETAAAGGFTQADHGANTRLSRLRPGDSLVFYSPRTTMLGGDPVRRFTALAVVTGSSPYRDPVSHHWRLSCTFTPSAPVEVKPLAAELSFIPDAAHWGLPFRRGLFPIPEADYRIIAGHMTGSLRAT; from the coding sequence ATGACCGGGCCTGAGCGTTTCTGGGTCAGCACGGTCAGCCTCGACCACGTGGAAACGGCCGCCGCCGGCGGTTTCACGCAGGCCGACCACGGCGCGAACACCCGCCTGTCCCGACTGCGCCCCGGCGACTCCCTCGTCTTCTATTCGCCCCGCACGACGATGCTCGGCGGCGATCCCGTACGGCGGTTCACCGCCCTCGCCGTCGTCACGGGTTCGTCGCCGTACCGGGATCCGGTCAGCCACCATTGGCGCCTGAGCTGCACGTTCACGCCGTCCGCGCCGGTTGAGGTCAAGCCGCTGGCCGCCGAGCTGTCGTTCATCCCGGACGCCGCCCACTGGGGCCTGCCGTTTCGCCGCGGCCTGTTCCCCATCCCGGAGGCCGACTACCGCATCATCGCCGGCCACATGACCGGATCATTGAGGGCCACATGA
- a CDS encoding M28 family metallopeptidase produces MRAPLVLGVAALALGPATAPAQAQPAGTAPAALAAVAAPDIPPANVKAHLTQLQSIATANGGNRAHGRPGYLASVTYVKNLLDAAGYTTRQQSFTYNGATGYNLIADWPGGDTSDTLMIGAHLDSVTAGPGINDNGSGSMANLEVALAVARTGFQPDRHLRFGWWGAEELGLRGSTAYVNSLTTAQKREITGYLNFDMVGSPNPGYFLYDGDNSDGTGAGPGPAGSAQIEQTLADYFTSIGVPTRGTDFDGRSDYGPFIANGIPAGGIFTGAEGRKTAAQVQLWGGTASTFDPCYHASCDTTANINDTALDRNSDAIAYAVWTLADGGTTTPPGTTVYSDDFETATGWTAGASDTATSGRFERGDPAATSSGVATQLGDAAGGTYDLVTGAVAGSSAGANDVDGGATTIVSPTIALPTGTLTLSFNWYLSHLNNATSADYFRIQVISGSTTTTVFSQAGAASNRAAAWATGSVNLSSFAGQTIRLSVEAADLSTASLVEAAVDNVKITKA; encoded by the coding sequence GTGCGAGCACCCCTTGTCCTCGGCGTCGCCGCTCTGGCGTTGGGGCCGGCCACCGCCCCGGCCCAAGCCCAGCCCGCCGGCACCGCCCCCGCCGCTCTCGCTGCCGTGGCCGCCCCCGACATTCCGCCGGCCAACGTCAAGGCGCACCTCACGCAGTTGCAGAGCATCGCCACGGCCAACGGTGGCAACCGCGCGCACGGCCGTCCCGGCTATCTGGCCTCGGTCACGTACGTGAAGAACCTGCTCGACGCGGCCGGCTACACCACGCGGCAGCAGTCGTTCACCTACAACGGCGCGACCGGCTACAACCTGATCGCGGACTGGCCGGGCGGCGACACCTCGGACACCCTGATGATCGGCGCGCACCTCGACAGCGTCACGGCCGGGCCGGGCATCAACGACAACGGCTCCGGCTCGATGGCCAACCTCGAGGTCGCCCTGGCCGTCGCGCGCACCGGTTTCCAGCCCGACCGGCACCTGCGCTTCGGCTGGTGGGGCGCCGAGGAACTCGGCCTGCGCGGCTCGACGGCGTACGTGAATTCGCTGACAACCGCGCAGAAACGTGAAATCACCGGGTACCTGAACTTCGACATGGTCGGTTCGCCCAACCCCGGCTATTTCCTGTACGACGGCGACAACTCCGACGGCACCGGCGCAGGCCCCGGTCCGGCCGGTTCCGCGCAGATCGAGCAGACGCTGGCCGACTACTTCACGTCGATCGGCGTGCCCACCCGGGGAACCGACTTCGACGGCCGCAGCGACTACGGCCCGTTCATCGCCAACGGCATCCCGGCAGGCGGCATCTTCACCGGCGCCGAGGGCCGCAAGACCGCCGCGCAGGTGCAGCTGTGGGGTGGAACCGCGTCCACGTTCGACCCCTGCTACCACGCGTCGTGCGACACCACCGCGAACATCAACGACACCGCGCTGGACCGTAACTCGGACGCCATCGCGTACGCGGTGTGGACGCTCGCCGACGGCGGCACCACCACGCCGCCCGGAACGACCGTCTACTCCGACGACTTCGAGACCGCGACCGGCTGGACGGCGGGCGCCTCCGACACCGCCACGTCGGGCCGGTTCGAGCGCGGCGACCCGGCCGCCACCAGCTCCGGCGTCGCCACCCAGCTCGGCGACGCCGCCGGCGGCACGTACGACCTGGTCACCGGGGCCGTCGCCGGCTCGAGCGCCGGGGCCAACGACGTGGACGGCGGCGCCACGACCATCGTCTCCCCCACGATCGCGCTGCCCACGGGCACGCTGACGCTCAGCTTCAACTGGTATCTGTCGCACCTGAACAACGCGACCAGCGCCGACTACTTCCGCATCCAGGTGATCTCGGGCAGCACCACGACCACGGTGTTCAGCCAGGCCGGAGCCGCTTCCAACCGGGCCGCCGCCTGGGCCACCGGCTCGGTCAACCTGTCCTCGTTCGCCGGCCAGACGATCCGCCTGAGCGTGGAGGCCGCCGACCTGTCCACGGCGTCGCTCGTGGAGGCGGCCGTCGACAACGTCAAAATCACCAAGGCCTGA
- the ald gene encoding alanine dehydrogenase: MKVGIPSEVKNNEFRVAITPAGVYEFRRAGHDVFVQAGAGAGSSITDGDYVAAGATILPGADDVWGTADLILKVKEPIAQEYPHMRPGQVLFTYLHLAASKECTDALLDRKVTGIAYETVELPDRSLPLLAPMSEVAGRLAPQVGAYHMMRPGGGRGVLMGGVPGVYAAKVVVIGAGVSGMNAAAIALGMQAEILVLDRNIARLRAADADYRGHLQTVASNAYEIEKAVLDADLVIGAVLIPGAKAPNLVSNELVSRMKPGSVLVDISIDQGGCFEDSRPTTHADPVYKVHNSLFYCVANMPGAVPHTSTYALTNVTLPYALELANRGWRDALKADRALALGLNTHDGHVTYGPVAEAHGMTALDLAEALS, encoded by the coding sequence ATGAAGGTCGGCATTCCCAGCGAGGTCAAGAACAACGAATTCCGGGTGGCCATCACCCCTGCCGGGGTCTACGAGTTCCGCCGGGCCGGGCACGACGTGTTCGTGCAGGCGGGCGCGGGCGCCGGCTCGTCGATAACCGACGGTGACTACGTGGCCGCCGGCGCGACCATCCTGCCCGGCGCGGACGACGTCTGGGGCACGGCCGACCTGATCCTCAAGGTCAAGGAGCCGATCGCCCAGGAATACCCGCACATGCGGCCCGGCCAGGTGCTCTTCACCTATCTGCACCTCGCGGCGTCCAAGGAGTGCACCGACGCGCTGCTGGACCGCAAGGTCACCGGCATCGCGTACGAGACGGTCGAGCTGCCCGACCGCTCGCTGCCGCTGCTCGCCCCGATGAGCGAGGTCGCCGGCCGGCTCGCGCCGCAGGTGGGGGCATACCACATGATGCGTCCCGGCGGCGGGCGCGGCGTGCTCATGGGCGGTGTGCCGGGCGTCTACGCGGCCAAGGTCGTGGTCATCGGCGCCGGGGTGTCCGGCATGAACGCGGCCGCCATCGCGCTCGGCATGCAGGCCGAGATCCTGGTGCTCGACCGCAACATCGCCCGGCTGCGCGCCGCCGACGCCGACTACCGGGGACACCTGCAGACCGTGGCCTCCAACGCGTACGAGATCGAGAAGGCCGTGCTCGACGCCGACCTGGTCATCGGTGCGGTGCTGATCCCCGGCGCGAAGGCCCCCAACCTGGTCTCGAACGAGCTGGTGTCGCGGATGAAACCGGGCAGCGTGCTCGTCGACATCTCGATCGACCAGGGCGGCTGCTTCGAGGACTCGCGGCCCACCACCCACGCCGACCCCGTCTACAAGGTGCACAACTCGCTGTTCTACTGCGTCGCCAACATGCCGGGGGCGGTGCCGCACACGAGCACCTACGCGCTGACCAACGTCACCCTGCCGTACGCTCTGGAACTGGCCAACCGGGGCTGGCGCGACGCGCTCAAGGCCGACCGCGCGCTGGCCCTGGGCCTGAACACCCACGACGGGCACGTCACGTACGGGCCGGTCGCGGAGGCTCACGGCATGACGGCACTCGACCTGGCAGAGGCGCTGAGCTGA
- a CDS encoding ribosomal protein L7/L12: MEVVYVVVIALATVGLTLFATASRSQRTSREAARLAAVERKLDMVMKHLGIEEPVDAADPEVLSHLMKGEKIHAIKIYRERTGAGLAEAKEAVERLARERGLS; the protein is encoded by the coding sequence ATGGAAGTTGTCTACGTCGTCGTGATCGCCCTCGCCACCGTGGGCCTGACCCTGTTCGCGACCGCGAGCCGTTCCCAGCGCACGAGCCGCGAGGCTGCGCGGCTGGCGGCGGTCGAACGCAAACTCGACATGGTCATGAAGCACCTCGGCATCGAAGAGCCGGTGGACGCCGCCGACCCGGAGGTGCTGTCCCACCTCATGAAGGGCGAGAAGATCCACGCGATCAAGATCTACCGCGAGCGTACGGGGGCAGGTCTGGCCGAGGCGAAGGAGGCGGTGGAGCGTCTGGCCCGCGAGCGCGGGTTGAGCTGA
- a CDS encoding CTP synthase encodes MASTARETRHIFVTGGVASSLGKGLTASSLGNLLTARGLRVVMQKLDPYLNVDPGTMNPFQHGEVFVTEDGAETDLDVGHYERFLDRSLSGKANVTTGQVYSAVIARERRGEYLGDTVQVIPHITNEIKSRIFAMADPDESGRRPDVVITEVGGTVGDMESLPFLEAIRQVRHEVGRDHVFYLHVSLVPYLAPSGELKTKPTQHSVAALRNIGIQPDALVCRSDREIPEKLKHKLALYCDVDREAVVAAPDAPSIYDIPKVLHDEGLDAYVVRRLGLSFRDVNWTQWDDLLHRVHHPKRTITIALVGKYVDLPDAYLSVSEAIRAAGFANNVKVQLRWVPSDDCETTAGAAAALKGVDGIVIPGGFGVRGIEGKINTSRYARENQIPILGICLGLQCMTIDAARHLAGLAGANSLEFDERAPYPVISTMADQEDIVAGKGDMGGTMRLGAYPAALTEGSIVAEAYGSTDISERHRHRYEVNNDYRDKLAEAGLVFSGTSPDGRLVEFIELDRSVHPYFVATQAHPELKSRPTRPHPLFDGLAKAAIQYAAADELPVDPS; translated from the coding sequence TTGGCCTCTACAGCGCGCGAAACGCGGCACATTTTCGTCACCGGGGGCGTCGCCTCCTCGCTGGGCAAAGGCCTCACCGCCTCCAGCCTCGGCAACCTTCTGACCGCGCGCGGGCTCCGGGTCGTCATGCAGAAACTCGACCCGTACCTGAACGTCGACCCTGGAACGATGAACCCGTTCCAGCACGGTGAGGTCTTCGTCACCGAGGACGGCGCCGAGACCGACCTGGACGTCGGCCACTACGAGCGGTTCCTCGACCGGTCGCTGTCCGGCAAGGCCAACGTCACCACCGGCCAGGTCTACTCGGCGGTCATCGCCCGCGAGCGGCGCGGCGAGTACCTGGGCGACACCGTTCAGGTCATCCCGCACATCACCAACGAGATCAAGTCGCGGATCTTCGCGATGGCCGACCCCGACGAGTCCGGCCGCCGGCCCGACGTCGTCATCACCGAGGTCGGCGGCACCGTCGGCGACATGGAGTCGCTGCCCTTCCTCGAGGCGATCCGCCAGGTGCGCCACGAGGTCGGCCGCGACCACGTGTTCTACCTGCACGTCTCGCTGGTGCCCTACCTCGCGCCCTCCGGCGAGCTCAAGACCAAGCCGACCCAGCACTCGGTGGCGGCGCTGCGCAACATCGGCATCCAGCCCGACGCGCTGGTGTGCCGCAGCGACCGCGAGATCCCCGAGAAGCTCAAGCACAAGCTGGCGCTGTACTGCGACGTCGACCGTGAGGCCGTGGTCGCGGCGCCCGACGCGCCCAGCATCTACGACATCCCCAAGGTGCTGCACGACGAAGGGCTCGACGCGTACGTCGTACGGCGTCTGGGTCTGTCCTTCCGGGACGTGAACTGGACGCAGTGGGACGACCTGCTGCACCGGGTCCACCACCCCAAGCGCACGATCACCATCGCGCTGGTCGGCAAGTACGTCGACCTGCCCGATGCGTACCTGTCGGTCAGCGAGGCCATCCGTGCGGCCGGGTTCGCCAACAACGTCAAGGTGCAGCTGCGCTGGGTGCCCAGCGACGACTGCGAGACCACGGCGGGCGCGGCGGCGGCGCTCAAGGGCGTCGACGGCATCGTGATCCCCGGCGGGTTCGGCGTCCGCGGCATCGAAGGCAAGATCAACACTTCCCGGTACGCCCGGGAGAACCAGATCCCGATCCTCGGCATCTGCCTCGGCCTGCAATGCATGACCATCGACGCCGCCCGCCACCTGGCCGGGCTGGCCGGGGCCAACTCGCTGGAGTTCGACGAGCGTGCCCCGTACCCGGTGATCTCCACGATGGCCGACCAGGAGGACATCGTGGCAGGCAAGGGCGACATGGGCGGCACCATGCGGCTGGGCGCCTACCCGGCCGCGCTGACCGAGGGCTCGATCGTGGCCGAGGCGTACGGCTCGACCGACATCTCCGAGCGCCACCGCCACCGCTACGAGGTCAACAACGACTACCGGGACAAGCTGGCCGAGGCCGGGCTGGTCTTCTCGGGCACCTCGCCGGACGGGCGGCTCGTCGAGTTCATCGAGCTCGACCGGTCGGTGCACCCGTACTTCGTGGCGACCCAGGCCCACCCCGAGCTCAAAAGCCGGCCCACCCGCCCGCACCCGCTGTTCGACGGGCTGGCCAAGGCGGCCATCCAGTACGCGGCGGCCGACGAGCTGCCGGTGGACCCGTCGTGA
- a CDS encoding MarR family winged helix-turn-helix transcriptional regulator, whose translation MSQVELDTSVGYLLKMAASALHTAMEAVLRPLGMTITHYSCLELLSQRPGLSNSELARGTFVTRQSMNVLLQALERDGLVARPERAPSGRVLPTTLTAKGRRQLATASGAVRAVEDTMLAGMSAAEQDQMRRLLRSCVESLKTPVAGS comes from the coding sequence ATGAGTCAAGTCGAGCTGGACACGTCGGTGGGTTACCTGCTGAAGATGGCCGCGAGCGCCCTGCACACCGCGATGGAGGCGGTGCTGCGCCCGCTCGGCATGACGATCACGCATTACTCGTGCCTGGAACTGCTCTCCCAGCGGCCGGGGTTGTCAAACTCCGAGCTGGCGCGCGGCACGTTCGTCACCCGGCAGTCGATGAACGTGCTGCTGCAGGCGCTCGAACGCGACGGCCTGGTCGCCAGGCCCGAGCGCGCTCCCTCGGGGCGGGTGCTGCCGACCACGCTGACCGCCAAGGGCCGCCGGCAGCTCGCCACGGCCAGCGGGGCCGTCCGGGCGGTCGAGGACACCATGCTCGCCGGGATGTCGGCCGCCGAACAGGACCAGATGCGCCGGCTGCTGCGCTCGTGCGTGGAATCCCTGAAGACACCGGTGGCGGGCAGCTGA